One window of the Pieris brassicae chromosome Z, ilPieBrab1.1, whole genome shotgun sequence genome contains the following:
- the LOC123718669 gene encoding uncharacterized protein LOC123718669 isoform X1, translated as MDCKMFIFLMALGIQLSLADDVSYQACVDKYSRKGYQPWQEWSDHYTCHRYRCEIRDGKYFIAAVGCRKPKIPENALECHEYIEDENVEFPTCCARLRCVVEVNGERIVQTRGQPGELFPDKPWKGQQNEPNAAVVGMGPVQQNPGGEPQSQPAPGMFNNRGAGKPTDGSDINGRRYVDPYPSQPMQDSPRKKRSTNHPLFDRGLLQERAYAPHQIKIHGYSPEKYTSYFTSSVKGISNPKLHINMS; from the exons ATGGATTGCAAAATGTTCATTTTCTTAATGGCGTTGGGGATACAATTAAGTTTGGCGGATGACGTGAGCT ATCAAGCTTGCGTCGATAAATACTCAAGGAAGGGATACCAGCCATGGCAGGAATGGTCCGATCATTACACCTGCCACAGATACCGATGTGAAATACGAGATGGGAAATACTTTATTGCTGCTGTCGG TTGCCGCAAGCCAAAGATACCTGAAAATGCCCTCGAGTGCCACGAATATATAGAAGATGAGAACGTtg AATTTCCAACATGCTGTGCTCGCTTACGTTGCGTTGTGGAAGTCAATGGTGAAAGAATTGTGCAGACACGTGGACAACCTGGTGAACTATTCCCAGACAA gccATGGAAGGGCCAACAAAATGAACCAAACGCAGCGGTAGTCGGCATGGGACCAGTACAGCAGAACCCAGGTGGTGAACCCCAGAGCCAGCCAGCTCCCGGCATGTTTAACAACAGAGGCGCAGGCAAgccaa CGGATGGCAGCGATATTAATGGACGCCGTTACGTAGACCCATATCCATCACAACCAATGCAAGATTCACCGAGAAAGAAGAGATCTACCAACCACCCCCTTTTTGACCGTGGACTCCTACAGGAACGTGCTTATGCCCCACATCAGATCAAGATTCACGGATATTCCCCTGAAAAATATACGTCATACTTTACAAGTAGTGTCAAAGGCATTTCTAATCCTAAGCTTCACATTAATATGTCTTAA
- the LOC123718669 gene encoding uncharacterized protein LOC123718669 isoform X3 — protein MDCKMFIFLMALGIQLSLADDVSYQACVDKYSRKGYQPWQEWSDHYTCHRYRCEIRDGKYFIAAVGCRKPKIPENALECHEYIEDENVEFPTCCARLRCVVEVNGERIVQTRGQPGELFPDKPWKGQQNEPNAAVVGMGPVQQNPGGEPQSQPAPGMFNNRGAGKPTNDIPDSGWQRY, from the exons ATGGATTGCAAAATGTTCATTTTCTTAATGGCGTTGGGGATACAATTAAGTTTGGCGGATGACGTGAGCT ATCAAGCTTGCGTCGATAAATACTCAAGGAAGGGATACCAGCCATGGCAGGAATGGTCCGATCATTACACCTGCCACAGATACCGATGTGAAATACGAGATGGGAAATACTTTATTGCTGCTGTCGG TTGCCGCAAGCCAAAGATACCTGAAAATGCCCTCGAGTGCCACGAATATATAGAAGATGAGAACGTtg AATTTCCAACATGCTGTGCTCGCTTACGTTGCGTTGTGGAAGTCAATGGTGAAAGAATTGTGCAGACACGTGGACAACCTGGTGAACTATTCCCAGACAA gccATGGAAGGGCCAACAAAATGAACCAAACGCAGCGGTAGTCGGCATGGGACCAGTACAGCAGAACCCAGGTGGTGAACCCCAGAGCCAGCCAGCTCCCGGCATGTTTAACAACAGAGGCGCAGGCAAgccaa ccAACGATATTCCCGACAGCGGATGGCAGCGATATTAA
- the LOC123718669 gene encoding uncharacterized protein LOC123718669 isoform X4, which yields MDCKMFIFLMALGIQLSLADDVSYQACVDKYSRKGYQPWQEWSDHYTCHRYRCEIRDGKYFIAAVGCRKPKIPENALECHEYIEDENVEFPTCCARLRCVVEVNGERIVQTRGQPGELFPDKPWKGQQNEPNAAVVGMGPVQQNPGGEPQSQPAPGMFNNRGAANDIPDSGWQRY from the exons ATGGATTGCAAAATGTTCATTTTCTTAATGGCGTTGGGGATACAATTAAGTTTGGCGGATGACGTGAGCT ATCAAGCTTGCGTCGATAAATACTCAAGGAAGGGATACCAGCCATGGCAGGAATGGTCCGATCATTACACCTGCCACAGATACCGATGTGAAATACGAGATGGGAAATACTTTATTGCTGCTGTCGG TTGCCGCAAGCCAAAGATACCTGAAAATGCCCTCGAGTGCCACGAATATATAGAAGATGAGAACGTtg AATTTCCAACATGCTGTGCTCGCTTACGTTGCGTTGTGGAAGTCAATGGTGAAAGAATTGTGCAGACACGTGGACAACCTGGTGAACTATTCCCAGACAA gccATGGAAGGGCCAACAAAATGAACCAAACGCAGCGGTAGTCGGCATGGGACCAGTACAGCAGAACCCAGGTGGTGAACCCCAGAGCCAGCCAGCTCCCGGCATGTTTAACAACAGAGGCGCAG ccAACGATATTCCCGACAGCGGATGGCAGCGATATTAA
- the LOC123718669 gene encoding uncharacterized protein LOC123718669 isoform X2 — protein MDCKMFIFLMALGIQLSLADDVSYQACVDKYSRKGYQPWQEWSDHYTCHRYRCEIRDGKYFIAAVGCRKPKIPENALECHEYIEDENVEFPTCCARLRCVVEVNGERIVQTRGQPGELFPDKPWKGQQNEPNAAVVGMGPVQQNPGGEPQSQPAPGMFNNRGAADGSDINGRRYVDPYPSQPMQDSPRKKRSTNHPLFDRGLLQERAYAPHQIKIHGYSPEKYTSYFTSSVKGISNPKLHINMS, from the exons ATGGATTGCAAAATGTTCATTTTCTTAATGGCGTTGGGGATACAATTAAGTTTGGCGGATGACGTGAGCT ATCAAGCTTGCGTCGATAAATACTCAAGGAAGGGATACCAGCCATGGCAGGAATGGTCCGATCATTACACCTGCCACAGATACCGATGTGAAATACGAGATGGGAAATACTTTATTGCTGCTGTCGG TTGCCGCAAGCCAAAGATACCTGAAAATGCCCTCGAGTGCCACGAATATATAGAAGATGAGAACGTtg AATTTCCAACATGCTGTGCTCGCTTACGTTGCGTTGTGGAAGTCAATGGTGAAAGAATTGTGCAGACACGTGGACAACCTGGTGAACTATTCCCAGACAA gccATGGAAGGGCCAACAAAATGAACCAAACGCAGCGGTAGTCGGCATGGGACCAGTACAGCAGAACCCAGGTGGTGAACCCCAGAGCCAGCCAGCTCCCGGCATGTTTAACAACAGAGGCGCAG CGGATGGCAGCGATATTAATGGACGCCGTTACGTAGACCCATATCCATCACAACCAATGCAAGATTCACCGAGAAAGAAGAGATCTACCAACCACCCCCTTTTTGACCGTGGACTCCTACAGGAACGTGCTTATGCCCCACATCAGATCAAGATTCACGGATATTCCCCTGAAAAATATACGTCATACTTTACAAGTAGTGTCAAAGGCATTTCTAATCCTAAGCTTCACATTAATATGTCTTAA